The genomic window CTGAGCGTGTCTACACCTCGTTCCCCTTTGCCGTCCGGGGCGGGGCCTATCCCCTTCGGTTCGCCGAAGTACAGGCCGCCGGTCAGCTCTCTGAGGACGAGCAGATCGACCCCCTCGATGATCTCGCGCTTCAGCGGCGATGTGTCGACGAGCGGGGCGAACAGCTTCACCGGCCTGAGGTTGGCGTACAGCCCCAGCTCCTTGCGCAATGCGAGCAGCCCTCGCTCAGGGCGACGATCGACCGGTAGGCTGTCCCACTGAGGGCCACCCACCGCGCCGAAGAGGATGGCATCGGCTGCGCGGCAGAGGCGCCCGGTCTCCGGTGGGAGCGGGGTTCCACAGTGATCGATGGCGATGCCGCCGACAATCCCCTCCTGGAACTGCAAGGGGAGACCAAACAGCGCGGCGACTTGTCGCAGGACCTTTAACGCCTCCCGGATGATCTCCGGGCCCACGCCATCTCCAGGCAGCACAGCAATCCGAGCCATGAATCCTCCCGGACAGACATCCCTCAGACAAAGTCCGTTCACTCAGAGCATCCATGACTAGCACGGCGAGATGGGCGGGTCAAGGATAAAGGACTGCGTGGGACAGGCTGTGCTATACTGTTTCCGTGAATATCGTCGCTGCTGAGTTCGTGAAAAGCGTATCGTCGCTTGTCCAACTCCCGCGTGAACAACGGGCGGAGATCGCCGTTGTGGGCCGTTCCAATGTCGGCAAGTCGTCGTTGATCAACTGTCTGCTGCGCCGCCGTGGGCTGGCCCGGGTGAGCGCTACGCCGGGGCGGACGCAGCTTCTCAATTATTTCCTGATCAATCAGGACTTCTATCTGGTCGATCTCCCCGGCTACGGTTACGCAAAGGCGCCCGATGCCATTCGACAGGCGTGGGGACCGCTGGTCGAGGGATACCTTGCCGCACGCCGCGACCTCAGGGCCGTGATGGTGTTGTTTGATGCGCGACAGGGGGTCACGGACAGGGACCAGCTCATGACGCGGCTGCTGGGTGAACTCTCGATCAAGTGGATCCCTGTACTGACTAAGATCGATAAGCTTCGGCGGAACGCCCGTCATCCACAGATCTGCAGCGTGGCCCAAGCCTTGGGTGTGCGCGATGCTCGGGCGATCATCCCGTTTTCTGCGAAGTCTGAGGAGGGGCGGGACAGGTTGCTGG from Candidatus Methylomirabilis lanthanidiphila includes these protein-coding regions:
- the engB gene encoding putative GTP-binding protein EngB; this encodes MNIVAAEFVKSVSSLVQLPREQRAEIAVVGRSNVGKSSLINCLLRRRGLARVSATPGRTQLLNYFLINQDFYLVDLPGYGYAKAPDAIRQAWGPLVEGYLAARRDLRAVMVLFDARQGVTDRDQLMTRLLGELSIKWIPVLTKIDKLRRNARHPQICSVAQALGVRDARAIIPFSAKSEEGRDRLLAAIDGCTHTRSHPRDSALTQTSGPARLKAAMTGRSQSTSRAGVREECG